ATCGCCGGCGCGGCGATCACGCCGAGCGAGGCCCCCGCCGCCGTTCGCAAAAAACGGCGTCGCGAGGGCTTCGACGAGGTCAACCGATTGGCCGGGGGGGGCGTCGCGTCGATCATGGCGGGGCTCCTTGGTTCGGTCCATCCACGAATCCGGTCCCATGCGGTCCGGTGATCCGAGCGATGCGACGTCCGAGCCTAACGCCTCCCGAGCCGATTCCCAAGGGCCTACCGCGAGGGTTCGGGAGGTGAAGGGGGCACCTCCGGCGACGACCCGATCGGCCTTCGAAGCTGCTCCCAGAGCCGGGGCAATGCCCGGAGCAGCCGTCTCCAGAGCCTCCGAACGAGCGGGAAGACCGCGATCAACGCAAGCAAGACGATCAGGGTCGGGAGCGCCCGCTCTGACACGAAGACGACGAAGTTCTCGGCCGAGGTCCGAAGGTCGGTAACCGAACCGCTCCAGGCCCGTGCGACTCTCGTCCGAAAGTCCGGAACCACGGGAGCCGCCGGCGTGTAGCCTTCCCGCTCGCGGAGGTTCACCGTCACGGTGGCCAGGCTCGACAGGTTTTGCAGAACGCGGAGCCGACCCTCCATCTGCTCGATTTCCCCCCGAACGCGACTCAGCTCAACCTGAACCTTCAACACATCTTCGAGCTTCCCACTCCGTTCTTCGAGAATCTTGAGAATGGTTTCTTCCTCGACCCGCTTGTTCCGAATGCGGGCCTCGATGTCGTAAAACTGCTCGGTCACGTCCTGCGAGGTCCGCAGGTTGCGCTTCAGTTCCCCGAGGCTGAGCAACTCCTGCACGAACGCCTCGAAGTGATCGACCGGCACGCGCAGCTTCCACTTGGCCGATCGCTTCGAACCGGGAGAGCCGGTCAAATCCTGCTCGGCAATGTACCCCCGATGCTGCTGCACCAAGGCCACCAGCCGATCGGCCGCCGGGTCGAGATCCTCAACTTCGAGGTCGATCTGCGCATCGTAGATGATCTTGCGATTGAAGGCCGCCTCACCCGGAGGCGGGGCGTCTTGCGCTTGCAGCGGATTGGCCTCGCCCACCACCCCCATCATTCCCATCATCGCGGCAGGGGCAGCGCGATCCGACGACGGCTCGGCCGCGTAGCTCATGACCGAGTCTTCCATCGGGAACTCGGATTCGACACTCGCCGCCGTCCGCGACATGGCCCGAGGATCGGCGGCTCCGCAACCCGAGTGAACCAGGATGAGCAACGTCAGCAGACCGGGAATTGAGCGCATGGGAATCGACGCCTCACTCTCGAAGGGATTCAGAAGGGAAGGGAAGGGAAGGGCAGGGGGAAGCCGCGGTTCGAGGGACAGAAATCCTCCCTCGGAAACGTGCCTCTCACTGGAAGATCCTTACGAGCGATCGAGGGCCCATCGTTGAACCGATTTGCCCGCTCGACGAGCAATTCGTTGCACCAACGGCTCGGTGCTCCTCTGTGTTGACGATCCAACCTCCCAGATCCTTAGACGATTCCCGAACGTTGTGAACCGGTGGCAAGCGCCGATCGAGTGTTGGTCCCTCGCGCCTGAGGTGGTTAGACTGAAATCCTGAGCGACGCGAGAACGACGACCACCGATTCCCTTTTTTTCTTCCAGAGGCGATCGTGTCGAAGGCACCGAAGTCCAGGCCAAAACCAAAAGTGAAGGTGAAGGCAACCAATCAGAGCCAAGGCTCGGAACCTCGCGCTCTCTCGAAGTCATGGTCGATTCCTCTCGTGATGACCCTGCTCATTGTGGCGGCGGCCGTGGGAGGACTGTTCGTCTGGAATCGAGGATTGGCCGAGGAACGAGCCGCGGAAGAACGGGTCGCCGCGTTCTTCGAGGCCGAGCGAGCCAGAACCGAGAAGCCGAAGGCATCCTCCCCCCGCTCGCAAACCAAGCCCGAAGCCCAGCGCTCGGCCCACCGCATCAACGAGACCTCGCCCCCGGGGCCTCCTCCCGACGAAGGAATGGTCTGGGTTCCCGGCGGCACCTACTGGATGGGGACCGACGACGGCCAGTTCCCCGATGCCCAGCCGGTCCACCTCGTCACGGTCGACGGCTTCTGGATGGACAAAACCGAGGTGACGAATGCCCAGTTCCAGGCATTTGTCGATGCCACCGGCTACGTCACCGTGGCCGAGCGTCCGATCGACCCGGCCGATTATCCTGGTGTCGCCCCTGAGAACCTCGCCCCCGGCTCCATCGTCTTCAGCCCACCCGATCACCCCGTCCGGCTCGACAACCACCTGCAATGGTGGGCCTGGAAGCCCGGAGCCGACTGGAAGCACCCGGACGGCCCCGAGTCGAGCATCGACGATCGCATGAATCACCCTGTCATTCATCTCGCATTTGAAGACGTGCTTGCCTATGCCGAGTGGGCCGGCAAGCGCCTGCCGACCGAGGCCGAATGGGAATTCGCCGCCCGAGGAGGGCTCGACCGCGCCACCTACACCTGGGGCGACGAACGCCATCCCGACGGCCAGCCGATGGTCAACAACTGGCAAGGGCAGTTCCCGATCGAGGACACCGCCGACGACGGCTTCGCCGGCATCGCCCCCGTCGCCCAGTTCCCGCCCAACGGCTTCGGGCTGTATGACATGGCCGGCAATGTCTGGGAATGGTGCGCCGACTGGTATCGGCACGATTACTATCAAACCAGTCCCGAGTCCAACCCGACCGGCCCCAGCGAGTCGTTCGACCCGATGGAGCCCGGCATCCCCAAGCGCGTGCAACGAGGAGGATCGTTCATGTGCAGCGATCTCTACTGCGTGCGCTACCGTGTCGGCACCCGAGGCCAGGGGGCCATCGACACCGGCAACCCCCACGTCGGTTTCCGCTGTGTCGTCGATGCGACCCAATAAGCCAGGGGCCTCCCTTCGACGGCTGGAACGAACCTGCGACCTCTTGTTGGACCTGACAAGCGTTTCAGCGGACTGGCGACCCCGTGCACACACCGCACGGTCGCCTCGCGTCCCGCACCCGAGCATAATGGCGAGGCGATCAGGCCAAGCCGTTCCGAACTTCTCTCCCTTCTCTCCAACACCGCGAGGATCGCCCTGATGACGGTTCGAAGCGTGCCCCTGCGTTGCGTATTGCTCGTATTCCTATGCCTGACCGGCATCGCCCAGGCTCGGCAGGCGGAGCCGGATCTGGAACTGCCTCGCATCGACGGTTCGAAACCGCGCAACGTGGTGTTCATTCTTGCGGATGACCACCGGTTCGACGCGATGAGTTTTCTCGGTCACCCGTTCGTCGAAACGCCGAACATGGACCGCATCGCCGCCAACGGCGTCCACCTGAAAAACGCCTTCGTCACGACCTCGCTTTGCTCACCGAGCCGCGCCTCCATTCTGACCGGTCAGTACGCCCACAATCACAAGGTTGTCGATAACAACAACCCCGTTGCCGAGGGCACGATCTTCTTCGCCCAGTACCTTCAAGCCGCCGGCTACGACACCGCCTTCATCGGCAAGTGGCACATGGGGGGCGGCTCCGATGACCCCCGCCCCGGCTTCGATCGCTGGGTCAGCTTCCGGGGGCAGGGGACCTATCTCCCCAGCCGCAACGGCCTGAACGTCGACGGCGAGCGCGTGCCCCAGAACGGCTACATCACCGACGAGTTGACCGATTACGCCCTCGACTGGCTCGACGACCGAACGGACGACACCCCCTTTTGCCTCTACCTTTCGCATAAAGGGGTCCACGCCGAGTTCATTCCCGCCGAGCGCCACGCCGGCCGCTACGACGACGCCCCCTTCGACGCCCCCGAAACCATGGACCCTTCCCCCGAGCGGACGAAGCACCGCCCGATGTGGGTCAAGAACCAGCGCAATAGCTGGCACGGTGTCGAGTTCCCCTACCACAGCACGCTCGACGTGGCCGAGTTCTACCGCGACTATTGCGAAACCCTGCTCGGGGTCGATGACAGCATCGGCCGGGTCCTTGACGCGCTGGACGCAAAGGGAGTCCTTGACGAAACGCTCGTCATCTACATGGGCGATAACGGCTTCGGCTTCGGCGAACACGGCCTGATCGACAAACGCGTTGCCTACGAATGGTCCATGCGCGTACCGATGATCATGCAATGCCCCGACCTCTTCCCGGCCGGAACCACGGTCGAACAGGTCGTTGCCAACATCGACATTGCCCCCACCATCCTCGAAGCCGCCGGCCTGCAACCCCCCGAGCACATGGACGGCCAAAGCTTCCTGAAGCTCGGCGCCGGCGAAGATATCCCCTGGCGCGACGCCCTGCTTTACGAATACTATTGGGAACGCAACTTCCCCCACACGCCAACGATCTTCGCCCTCCGAACCGATCAGTACAAATTCATCAGACCTCACGGCCTCTGGGATCTCGACGAGCTGTACGACATCCAGGCCGACCCGAACGAAACCACCAACCTGATCTTCAGTGAGGATCATCAACAGGTCATTACCCAAATCAAGCAGCAACTCTTCGAAACCCTCGAACAGACCGGCGGCATGGCCATTCCCATTTATGCCGACCGTGGCGGATCGCAGAACCTCCGGAACGCCGACGGCTCCCCCGCCGCCGAATTCCCCGACGAACTGCTTCGAGAGCTTCCACCCGGCACCGATCGCCGCTGACCGCACCAGGACGCACCGGAGCGGAAGCGGAGTTCCGGATCTCGGCACGGAGGAGCATCTCACCTCAACCGTTGGAGACCACGACCATGTCCGATCCCATCGTTCCCGGTTCCTCTCCCCTGCGCACGATCATTCGCAACGAGCTGAGCGAGATCCGGGCCAACTGGGTCGGCTTCCTCGTCCTCGGTGTGGTGCTGATCGTGCTCGGCTCGCTCCTGATCGGCGTCCCGTGGATCGGCACGCTGGCGGCGGTCTGGATGCTCAGCATCCTGTTGATCCTGAGCGGCATCACCCAGTTCGTCGCGGCCTTCTGGGTCCGCCGCTGGAGCGGCTTTTTCCTGGCCCTGCTCGCCGGAGTCCTCTACGCGGTGGTCGGCATCCTCATTGTGGACCACCCGACCGAGACGGCCGAGTTCCTGACGCTGATCATCGCCGCCTTCCTGATCATCGGCGGGGTCTTTCGAATCGCCGTGGCCCTGAGCTTGAAATTCGAAGGCTGGGGCTGGACCCTTGCCGGCGGCGTTCTCTCCACACTTCTCGGCCTGCTCATCTGGAGGCAATGGCCCGAGGCGAGCCTCTGGGTCATCGGTCTGTTCGTGGGGCTGGAAGTCCTGTTCACCGGCTGGACCTGGGTCATGCTCGCCCTGCTCCTGCGGCGTTTGCCGAAGGCCTCCTGACGTGCCAGCCGAACCGAATCCCCTCTCCTCGATCGCTTCGGAGTGATGCGTCATGAGTTCGTCGCTTCCCCTGATGCTCGCCGCCTTGCTGGCCACTTCGGCCATCGAGCCTGACGACTCGAAACCGGAACGGCCCAACGTGCTGTTCCTCGCCATCGACGACCTGAACGACTGGGTGGGATGCCTGCAAGGCCACCCGCAGATCCAGACCCCCAACATCGACCGCCTCGCCCGTCGCGGCACGCTGTTCACCAATGCTCACACCCAGTCGCCCCTCTGCAACCCCTCGCGCACCAGCATCCTGACCGGCCTGCGCCCCTCGACCACCGGCATCTACGGGCTCGCCCCCTGGTTCCGCACCGTCGAGGAGTTCGCCGATGTCGTTTCCCTGCCTCAACATTTCCGAAACCACGGATACACCGCCCTCTCGACCGGAAAGATCTACCACGGCGGCTATCCCCCCGCGCCCGATCGCCCCCGAGAGTTCGACACCTACGGCACTCCCTCCGCAGTCGGGGCCCGGCCTGCCCAGAAGCTCATCAGCCCCACTCCCGTCGGCAACCACCCCTTGATGGACTGGGGCACCTTCCCCCACCGCGACGAGGACAAGGGGGATTATCAGGTCGCCTCCTGGGCCGTCGAGCAGCTTGAATCCGGCATCGACGATCCCTTTTTCCTCGCCGTTGGCTTCTTCCTGCCTCACGTTCCTTGCTACGCAACCCAGCAATGGTTCGACCTGTATCCCGATGAATCGCTGATCATGCCTCGGGTCTTCCGCGGTGATCGGCTCGATACTCCCGAATTCTCCTGGTACCTTCACTGGTCCTTGCCCGAGCCTCGCCTCTCGTGGATGGAGGCCAACGGCCATTGGCGATCCCTGGTCCAGTCCTATCTTGCCTCCATCAGCTTCGTCGATTCCCAGGTCGGCCGCGTCCTCGACGCCCTGGATGCCTCCGGCCACGGCGACGACACGGTGATCGTCCTTTGGTCCGATCACGGCTACCACCTCGGCGAGAAGGAAATCAGCGGCAAGAACACTCTCTGGGAACCCTCGACCCGCGTTCCCTTGATCGTTGCCGGCCCCGGAGTTCCCGAAGACCAGCGCTGCGATCGACCGGTCGAACTGCTCGACCTTTTCCCGACCCTCATCGACCTCTGCGACCTTTCCCCTCGGCCCGGTCTGCCACTCGAAGGCCACAGCCTCGTACCGTTGATCAACGACCCCGCCGCCGATCGCGCCTGGCCCGCCATCACCACCCACAACCAGGGAAACCACGGCATCCGCACCGATCGCTGGCGGTTTATTCGTTACGCCGACGGCTCCGAGGAACTCTACGACCTTGAGGTCGATCCCGAGGAGTGGACCAACCTCGCCCTCGACCCGACCTACGAACCGATCCTCGCCGAGCATCGCCGCTGGCTCCCCACCGTCGATCGCCCCCCCGCGCCCGGCAGCCAGCATCGCGTGCTCACCTTCGACGGCACGACCGCCATCTGGGAAGGCGCGCCGATTCTCCCCTCCGAGAAGATGCCCTGACCCTCTCGACGACCGAGGCAAATCATGCTCATCCGTTTGATTGCAGCGCTTGCACTCGTGTTCCCTCCGCTTGCCGCCTCGGCCGCCACCGAGGACCGCCCTCCAAACGTCGTCGTCATCTTCACCGACGACCAGGGGTACGCCGACGTCGGCGTCTTCGGCGCCGAGGGGTTCGAAACCCCTCAACTCGACCGCATGGCCGCCGAGGGTCGCACCTTCACCAACTTCTACGCCGCTCAGGCCGTCTGCTCCGCCTCCCGAGCCGCCCTGCTCACCGGCTGCTACCCGAACCGCATCGGCATCATCGGCGCGCTCGGCCCCGGAGCCAAAACCGGCCTGAACTCCAATGAAGTCACGATGGCCGAAATGCTCAAGCCCCTCGGCTACGCCACCGCCATCTTCGGCAAGTGGCACCTCGGCGACGATCCCCAATTCCTGCCCACCCGCCACGGCTTCGATGAATATTTCGGCCTGCCCTACTCGAACGACATGTGGCCGAACCATCCGACGGCCGGCGACCGCTATCCTCCTCTCCCCTTGATCGAAGGCGAGGAGGTGATCGCCCTCAACCCCGACCAGCGCAACCTCACCACCTGGTACACCGAGCGTGCCGTCTCGTTCATCGAACGGAATCAGGACCAACCCTTCTTCCTCTATGTCCCCCACAGCATGCCGCACGTCCCCCTGTTTGTCTCCGACAAGTTCGAAGGCAAGTCGGAGCAGGGGCTCTACGGCGACGTGATCATGGAAATCGACTGGTCCGTCGGTCAGATTCTTGACACCCTCCGCCGCCTCGACCTGAGCGAGAACACCCTCGTCGTCTTCACCTCCGATAACGGCCCTTGGCTCTCGTACGGCAATCATGCCGGTTCCGCCGGACCCTTGCGCGAGGGCAAGGGGACCACCTTCGACGGCGGTCAGCGCGAGCCGACGATCGCCTGGTGGCCCGGCCGCGTTCCCGCCGGAACCTCGACCGACGAGCCCGCCATGACCATCGACCTCTTGCCCACCATCGCCGCCCAGACCGGCGCCTCGCTCCCCGACCACCCGATCGACGGCCTCGACATCTCTCCACTCTTGCTCGGCGAGCCCGACGCCCAATCCCCGCACGACGCCCTCTATTTCTACTGGGGACGCGAGCTCCAGGCCGTCCGCTCCGGCCCCTGGAAACTCCACCTGCCGCACGAATTCCGCAGCCTTGAAGGGCAGGGGGGCTCCCACGGCCAGCCCGCCCCGTACATCATGAGATCGATCGGCCTGGCCCTGTTCAACCTCGATGACGACCTCGGCGAATCGACCGACGTGAAGGCCGATCACCCCGAGGTCGTCGAGCGTCTCCAGGCCCTCGTCGATCGTGCCCGGGCCGATCTGGGCGACTCGTCCACCCAGCAGCAAGGCTCCGGAGTTCGCCCTCCGGGGCGGTTGTGAGTTGCATCGGAGCGACCGGCAGGGCATCCTCAGAGTCGACCGCCAACCGAGGAGGCCCTTGCCCATGCGTCGCCTGGCATTCGCAATCGTGTCGACGTGGATGATCGCCGCCCTGCCAGGCGCTCCGGCCGCTGCCGGAGTGCCCGAGCAGCACCGTCTCCCCAGCATCCTCGTCTTCCTGGCCGACGACGTCTCCAGGAAGGACTTCGGTTGCTACGGCCATCCCACCATCCGCACACCCAACATCGATGCCCTCGCCGCTGGCGGCCTGACCTTCGCCAACGCCTTTCTCACCACCTCCTCGTGCAGCCCGACCCGCATCAGCGTCCTCACCGGGAAATATCCCCACGCGACCGGCGCGGAAGACCTGCACATGCCGCTTCCTGAGCATCAACCGTTCCTGCCCACCCTGCTCAAACGCGCCGGCTATCACACCGGACACATGCTCAAAACCCATTACGGCCCCGCCGGCGATGCCCAGTTCGACTGGTACGGTCGCCAGGTTGACCACTTCCCCGCGTTTCTCGACGAGGCCGGGGACCAGCCCTTCTTCCTCTGGGTCGGTTTCCGAGACGCCCACCGCCCCTACCAACCCGGAGCGATTGACAATCCCCACACCCCGGCCGACGCCGTCGTCCCCCCTTACCTCGCCGACACCCCCGAAACCCGCGCCGATCTCGCCCTTTATTACGACGAGATCGCCCGCATGGACGGCGACATCGGCACCATGCTCGCCGAACTCGATCGCCGAGGCCGCACCAACGACACCCTCGTCGTCTTCTTCTCCGACAACGGCATGCCCTTCCCCCGCGCCAAGGGAACCCTTTATGATTCCGGCATCGGCACCCCGTTGATCGTCTCCTGGCCCGGTCGCATTGCCCCCGGCACCGTCCACGACGGCCTCGCCAGCGTGATCGACCTCGCCCCCACCTTCCTTGAACTCGCCGGCCTTCCCGTTCCCGCCGACATGCAAGGGCGAAGCCTGACCCCCGTGCTCGACGACCCCAGCCGCCCCGGCCTCGACGCCGTCTTCAGCGAACGGAACTGGCACAACTGCGATCAGCACATGCGCAGCATTCGCACCGATCGCTACAAGCTCATCCGCAACGCCTACACCGACCTCCCCTACGGCAACCCCTCCGACGTCAGCAGTTGCCCCTCCTGGGACGCGCTCCAGGCCCTCAAGAGCCGCGGCACCCTTACGCCCGCCCAGGCGCAGCAATTCCAGGTTCCCCGACCCGAAATCGAGCTATTCGACCTCCAGTCCGATCCCGACGAGCTGGAGAACCTTGCGGGCCGCCCCGAGTACGCCCATCTCGTCGCCGAGCTAAGCGGTCGGCTCGACGACTGGATCGCCAGTACGGGCGACTTCCCCTCGACCTACCGCCGCCGCCTCGACAACACCAACCGCGTCACCGGCGAGAAGTTCACCACCGAAATTGCCCCAATGACCGACCCCCTCCCCCCCGGCTTCGGCCGCCGTTGAGAACGTCCACCCATGTTCATTGGATACGTCAGCGACGAACGCTACGTCGCCCTGCCCGAAGTCTCGATCACCTTCGAAGGCCCCTCCGGATCGGTCGCCACCCGCTCTCAGGCCGATGGCTCGGTCCATGCCGCGCTCATGCCCGGCCCCTACGTCGTCACTTTGGCGGCCTCGGGGTTCGGGTCGAAGCGGGTCCGGATCACCCTTCCCACCACGCGCCCGCACCATTTCCGCCTCCTCTCTGATCGCCTGCTCGGCTACGCCTGGCCCAAGTGGGTCCGCTCGGGAGAGGAGTCCGAATTCCGCGTCCACTCGCCGGAGCTCTACCGCCTCGACCTCTACCGTTACGGCCGAGAGGTCGAACATATCCGCAACCTTGGCTGGCACGACGAGCACGGCCCCCGAGCCACCGCGCAGATCACTCCCGACGGCGACTACACCCAGACCGGCGTCGCCTGGAACCGGGAAGGCTACGCCAGCCCCGTCCATCGCCAGTACGCCACCGCCCCCGACCGCTCCGGACTCTATTACTTTCACGCCC
The DNA window shown above is from Tautonia marina and carries:
- a CDS encoding DUF4349 domain-containing protein, with the protein product MRSIPGLLTLLILVHSGCGAADPRAMSRTAASVESEFPMEDSVMSYAAEPSSDRAAPAAMMGMMGVVGEANPLQAQDAPPPGEAAFNRKIIYDAQIDLEVEDLDPAADRLVALVQQHRGYIAEQDLTGSPGSKRSAKWKLRVPVDHFEAFVQELLSLGELKRNLRTSQDVTEQFYDIEARIRNKRVEEETILKILEERSGKLEDVLKVQVELSRVRGEIEQMEGRLRVLQNLSSLATVTVNLREREGYTPAAPVVPDFRTRVARAWSGSVTDLRTSAENFVVFVSERALPTLIVLLALIAVFPLVRRLWRRLLRALPRLWEQLRRPIGSSPEVPPSPPEPSR
- a CDS encoding formylglycine-generating enzyme family protein — protein: MTLLIVAAAVGGLFVWNRGLAEERAAEERVAAFFEAERARTEKPKASSPRSQTKPEAQRSAHRINETSPPGPPPDEGMVWVPGGTYWMGTDDGQFPDAQPVHLVTVDGFWMDKTEVTNAQFQAFVDATGYVTVAERPIDPADYPGVAPENLAPGSIVFSPPDHPVRLDNHLQWWAWKPGADWKHPDGPESSIDDRMNHPVIHLAFEDVLAYAEWAGKRLPTEAEWEFAARGGLDRATYTWGDERHPDGQPMVNNWQGQFPIEDTADDGFAGIAPVAQFPPNGFGLYDMAGNVWEWCADWYRHDYYQTSPESNPTGPSESFDPMEPGIPKRVQRGGSFMCSDLYCVRYRVGTRGQGAIDTGNPHVGFRCVVDATQ
- a CDS encoding sulfatase family protein, with the translated sequence MTVRSVPLRCVLLVFLCLTGIAQARQAEPDLELPRIDGSKPRNVVFILADDHRFDAMSFLGHPFVETPNMDRIAANGVHLKNAFVTTSLCSPSRASILTGQYAHNHKVVDNNNPVAEGTIFFAQYLQAAGYDTAFIGKWHMGGGSDDPRPGFDRWVSFRGQGTYLPSRNGLNVDGERVPQNGYITDELTDYALDWLDDRTDDTPFCLYLSHKGVHAEFIPAERHAGRYDDAPFDAPETMDPSPERTKHRPMWVKNQRNSWHGVEFPYHSTLDVAEFYRDYCETLLGVDDSIGRVLDALDAKGVLDETLVIYMGDNGFGFGEHGLIDKRVAYEWSMRVPMIMQCPDLFPAGTTVEQVVANIDIAPTILEAAGLQPPEHMDGQSFLKLGAGEDIPWRDALLYEYYWERNFPHTPTIFALRTDQYKFIRPHGLWDLDELYDIQADPNETTNLIFSEDHQQVITQIKQQLFETLEQTGGMAIPIYADRGGSQNLRNADGSPAAEFPDELLRELPPGTDRR
- a CDS encoding HdeD family acid-resistance protein; this encodes MSDPIVPGSSPLRTIIRNELSEIRANWVGFLVLGVVLIVLGSLLIGVPWIGTLAAVWMLSILLILSGITQFVAAFWVRRWSGFFLALLAGVLYAVVGILIVDHPTETAEFLTLIIAAFLIIGGVFRIAVALSLKFEGWGWTLAGGVLSTLLGLLIWRQWPEASLWVIGLFVGLEVLFTGWTWVMLALLLRRLPKAS
- a CDS encoding sulfatase gives rise to the protein MSSSLPLMLAALLATSAIEPDDSKPERPNVLFLAIDDLNDWVGCLQGHPQIQTPNIDRLARRGTLFTNAHTQSPLCNPSRTSILTGLRPSTTGIYGLAPWFRTVEEFADVVSLPQHFRNHGYTALSTGKIYHGGYPPAPDRPREFDTYGTPSAVGARPAQKLISPTPVGNHPLMDWGTFPHRDEDKGDYQVASWAVEQLESGIDDPFFLAVGFFLPHVPCYATQQWFDLYPDESLIMPRVFRGDRLDTPEFSWYLHWSLPEPRLSWMEANGHWRSLVQSYLASISFVDSQVGRVLDALDASGHGDDTVIVLWSDHGYHLGEKEISGKNTLWEPSTRVPLIVAGPGVPEDQRCDRPVELLDLFPTLIDLCDLSPRPGLPLEGHSLVPLINDPAADRAWPAITTHNQGNHGIRTDRWRFIRYADGSEELYDLEVDPEEWTNLALDPTYEPILAEHRRWLPTVDRPPAPGSQHRVLTFDGTTAIWEGAPILPSEKMP
- a CDS encoding sulfatase family protein yields the protein MLIRLIAALALVFPPLAASAATEDRPPNVVVIFTDDQGYADVGVFGAEGFETPQLDRMAAEGRTFTNFYAAQAVCSASRAALLTGCYPNRIGIIGALGPGAKTGLNSNEVTMAEMLKPLGYATAIFGKWHLGDDPQFLPTRHGFDEYFGLPYSNDMWPNHPTAGDRYPPLPLIEGEEVIALNPDQRNLTTWYTERAVSFIERNQDQPFFLYVPHSMPHVPLFVSDKFEGKSEQGLYGDVIMEIDWSVGQILDTLRRLDLSENTLVVFTSDNGPWLSYGNHAGSAGPLREGKGTTFDGGQREPTIAWWPGRVPAGTSTDEPAMTIDLLPTIAAQTGASLPDHPIDGLDISPLLLGEPDAQSPHDALYFYWGRELQAVRSGPWKLHLPHEFRSLEGQGGSHGQPAPYIMRSIGLALFNLDDDLGESTDVKADHPEVVERLQALVDRARADLGDSSTQQQGSGVRPPGRL
- a CDS encoding sulfatase family protein, which translates into the protein MRRLAFAIVSTWMIAALPGAPAAAGVPEQHRLPSILVFLADDVSRKDFGCYGHPTIRTPNIDALAAGGLTFANAFLTTSSCSPTRISVLTGKYPHATGAEDLHMPLPEHQPFLPTLLKRAGYHTGHMLKTHYGPAGDAQFDWYGRQVDHFPAFLDEAGDQPFFLWVGFRDAHRPYQPGAIDNPHTPADAVVPPYLADTPETRADLALYYDEIARMDGDIGTMLAELDRRGRTNDTLVVFFSDNGMPFPRAKGTLYDSGIGTPLIVSWPGRIAPGTVHDGLASVIDLAPTFLELAGLPVPADMQGRSLTPVLDDPSRPGLDAVFSERNWHNCDQHMRSIRTDRYKLIRNAYTDLPYGNPSDVSSCPSWDALQALKSRGTLTPAQAQQFQVPRPEIELFDLQSDPDELENLAGRPEYAHLVAELSGRLDDWIASTGDFPSTYRRRLDNTNRVTGEKFTTEIAPMTDPLPPGFGRR